In Phycisphaerae bacterium RAS1, the genomic window GGTGAAGATCGAGCTGAAGCCCAGGATGAAGGCGCCGGCGACCACCGGGATCATGCCGTTGAAGGCGTACTTGGTGCTGTAGGGCGTGTAGAAGGTCCAGCCGGTGTCCACCGCGCCGAAGGCCAGCGTGCTGATGGCGAACAGCGTGCCGATGACCCACATGTAAAAGCTGGCCAGGTTCAGCCGCGGAAAAGCGACGTCCTTGGCCCCGATCATGATGGGCAGCGCGAAATTGCCCAGCGCCGCGGGGATGCCCGGGATGATCACGATGAAGACCATGATCGCGCCGTGCAGCGTAAAGAAACGGTTGTACCAGTCGTGCGTGGTGATCGTCGGTCCGGGTGTGAGCAGCTCGGTGCGCACCAGCAGCGCGAACAGTCCGCCCAGGAGGAAGGCGGTGAAGATGCCGACCAGGTACATCACGCCGATGCGCTTGTGGTCCAGCGTGAACGCCCAGGACAGGAACCCCGAGGAGGCGTTCAGGTAGTTGGCCTTACTGCGAGCAGGTTGCCCGGCGATCGCGCCGGGCACCGAGATAGACGCCATATGTGCGACCTCCGCCCCGTGCTACTTTTTCGTCTCTTTTTCCGACAGCGACTTCAGCATGGCGATGATCATGTCGATCTCGCGGTCCTTGACGCGGCCCTGGTACGTGGGCATGACCGCGTCATAGCCCTTCGCCACGTTCTTGTTGGGATTCAGAATCGAGTCGCGGACGAAGTTCTCATCCACCAGGATGCTCGAACCGTCGCGCAGCGGCTGCTGAATGCCCCAGACGCCTTTGAACGTCGGGCCGGTGTTCGTTGCGCCGTCCAGCGAATGACAGGTCTTGCAGCCCTTGCGGTCCCAGAGCTTGCGGCCCAGGGACGCGGGCGGCTCCAGCCCCTGCAGCTCGGGATGGCCCTTGATGAACTTGTCCGGGTTGGACTTGAACTCGGCCAGTTGCTCTTCAGTCAGCCGGCTGAGCGGATCGGCGTTGGCCAGCCAGACCGGGAAGTCTTCCTTCGGATGGACGATGACCTTGGCGTTCATGTCCGAGTGCTGCTTGCCGCAGTATTCGGCGCACAGCAGCATGTACTCGCCGGTCTTGTTGGCGTTGAACCACGTCTTGGTGTAGCGGCCGGGGACGACGTCCATCTTCACGCGGAACGACGGCACGTAAAAGCTGTGCAGCACGTCGGCCGAATTCATGGTCAGCAGGATGTTCGTGTTGACCGGCACGTGCAGGTTGTTGTCCTCATGGCCGTTGGGATAGCCGAAGGACCAAGACCATTGCTGGGCGTTGACGTTGATCGCGTAGCCGTCCGCCGGCGACGTGCGCACGTCCAGGAAGACCGTGAAGCCCCACCAGAACATGATCACCAGCAGAAAGCCCGGCAGGATGCTCCAGGCCAGCTCCAGCGGCGTGTTGTGCGTCGCGTTGGAGAGCGCCCGCTGCTCGGGATGCCGTCGGCGGTAGACGCCCATGAAGTAGAACATGCAGCCGATGATGAGGACGAAGAAGAAGACGCACAGATACAGGATGAAGTGGAACAGGGCGTCGATCTGGTGCGCGGTGGTGGAGGCCTGCGAGGGCATCCAGACGGTGCCCTGGTTGTCGATGGGCAGGTTGGTGGACAGGTCCGTCACCGCCGGCGCAGTGGTCGTGGCGGCGGCCTGCGCCAGGTGAATCAGCAGAAACGCAAGAGACGTCATCATTTCAACCTGCCAGCGCGGCCGCCATGCGACGACGACGCATTTCGAAGAGCCAGAGCGAGAGCAAACCCAGGGCGATGGCCGCGACAGTCACGCCGCCGCCCAGGCGCATGATGTTCATCGCGACCGGGGCGTAGCTGTTGCGGTCGGGATCGTAGTGAAAGCACCAGAGGAACAGCGAATCGTAGAGCGTGCCGATTCGGCCTTCCGACGCCTCGACCAGCGACAGGCGCATCGTGCTCGCGTCGTTGTACAGCCCGCCCAGGTATCGCGAGATGCGGCCGCCGGGCGTCAGGATGATCGTCGCCGCCGAATGGGCCCACTGCATCTGGTCGGCGTTCCATTTGTACGTGAAGCCGACCGCCTGCGTCAGGGCCTCGATGCTGGGTTTGCGGCCGGTGAGAAAGTGCCAGCCGGCGGCGGCGCTCGGGTCGCCGAGTTCTCCCAGGTAAGCGTCCTTCTTCGCGCTGGCGAGCGTGGCGGTTTCGAGCGGGTCGAAGCTCACGGTGAGAATGTGAAACTTCGTCCCCGGCCGCCAGGACATATCCTTGAGCGTGCGCAGCAGGCCGTTGAGCTGCTCGCCGCAGAGCGTGGGGCAGCCGTAGTAATTCAGCGTGAGAATGGCCGGCTTGCCGTCCATGAGTTTTCGAAGCGTTGTGGGGCGGCCGTTTTCGTCAAAGAACTCGAGGTCGAGCGGCGCCTGGGCGTCGAGCTTCTGCTCGATGCCGACGTTTTCCAGCTCCCTGGGGACGCGGTCGGCGATCTGGGCCTGCACGGAACCGGCGAACGTCAGCAGCATCGCAAGGGACAGAGGGATAAAGGGACAAAGGGCGCGCGGGATGCCTGGCTTGGCGGCGAGGCTCGTCGCAGCCAGCGGCCGCCGCGCCCTTTGTGCCTTTAACCCTTTATCCCTTGCCATCTCAATTCCTGCCCGAACCGCTCGGGGCCGTCGCTGTCGCGGGCGGCGCCGCCGGTAAGGCAATCGTATTCGGGTTCTTGCCCGCTTTCAGATCAGGGAGCACGAGTTCCATCGCCCGGTCCACCGGGACGGCGACGATTCCGGCCTGCTTGTCGACCCAGCGGTAGCCGCCGGTCCCGGCCAGTTGCTCATTTTTCAGTTGCGTCCGCGTGGGAAAAGACGCCTGCACGGCGGCCGAGCCGGCGTGGTCGGATTCGACCGCGAAGTAAAGCGCCTGCAGGCCGATCACCGAGACGATCACGACGATGATACCGACCGCCAGCGCGAACGCCGTGGCGCTGGGTTTCGGATCGTCGTGCTGCTCGCGCTCGAGCTCCGCCGGATCGAGTTCTTCGTGCTGTGCGTGTCCGTGCGCCATGCGGCCTTTCCTCAGAAGTTCTGAAACGCCAGCGACTCGGGCAGCCGCGGATCGCGCTCGGCCAGGAGCGAGGTGCGGCCCATGCGCAGCATGACGGCCCAGACGAACAGGCCGGCGAGTCCGACCATGCCGGTGAGCGCCGTCAGCAGGTGCTCGGCGCCGTAGAGCGCGACGCCCGGCTCATCCGATTTCCAGGCGCCCGCCGAACCCGCCGCGCCGCCGGGAGCGACCAGCCAGAACATATCCACCCAGTGCATCAGCAGCATCCAGCAGGCGATCGGCACGAGCATCTGCGGGCGGCGCTTGGGAAAGCGCGAGACGAGCGCCACGAACGGCAGGACGAAATGCCCGAAGAGCAGCGTCAGCCCGACGCCGGCCCAGAAGGGCGTTGATTGCCGCGTGCGAATCCAGAAGGTCTCCTCCGGCACGTTGGCGTACCAGATGAGCATGTACTGCGAAAAGCCGATGTAGGCCCAGAAGACCGTAAACGCGAACATCAGCTTGCCGATGTCGTGGTAGTGCTCCTGCGTGATGACATGCGTCAGCCGGCCCTGCGACTGGAGCCAGTGGCACAGGATCGCCAGCAGCGCGAAGAAGCCGACCATGCTTCCGGAGAAGTAGTACACGCCGAAAATCGTGCTGAAGAACTTGGGCGAAAGCGACATCAGCACGTCAAACGCGAAGAACGTCAGGCTCAGCGCATAGAGCATCACGGCCGGGCCGCTGAACCACTGCATCGAGTGCGTCAGGTTCACGTCGCCGGTGGCGTCCTGCTCGACCGACTTGCGCAGAAAGAAGCTCGCCAGCCAGGTCCACAGGCCGAAGTACGCGATGCAGCGGATCGCGAACCACGTCAGGTTCAGGTAGCTGACCTTGCGGGCGATCATGCCGCTTTCGTCGGCCTTGACGTAGTCCGGATTCGCCCAGGGATAGACGGTCTCATACTTCAGCGCGACCGCGGCGACCACCGGAATGAACAGCACCGCCAGGACGGGAATTGACGCGGCGATGAGTTCAGCCAGCCGGCGTACGACGACGCTCCAGCCCGCCTTGGTCACGTGCTGCAAGGCGACGAAGAAGAGCGCCCCCAGCGCAAAGCTCATCACGTAACAGAAGTTCATCACGTAGGAGCGGAAAAAGAGCGTCAGCCCGCCCTGCATCAGCGACAGCCCCAGCGACGCGCCGACGCCGATCAGTCCGACCACCAGCCCGGCGGCCGCGATCTTCGGCGCGACGTCGTCCAGCCGCCGGTTTTCGCGGAGCACGCTGGCCGGATCGAATGATGCGTGTTGAGCCACTTATCTCTTCTCCAGCTCGGAGCGCTTGTCGGCCGGCACGTCGTCGATCGTGGTGGCGCCGCTGCGCTGCAGGGCGCGGACGTAGGCGACGATCGCCCAGCGGTCTTTCTCAGGAATCTGGTCGCCGTAGGCCGGCATGGTGCGGATGCCGTTCGTGATCGTGTTAAAGATGTGCCCGTTGGCCCGATCGCGGACGGTCTGATCATTCACCGAAAGCGGCTTGACCCAGGTCCAGCCGGGCCGCTCGCCGCTGTTGCCCTTGTTGTTGACCGTGCCATTGCCCGTGCCGTCGTAGCCGTGGCACGGAGCGCAATAGATGTTGAAGCGCTGCTGTCCGCGGTGCAGCAGACCTTCATCGACCGTAATCTGCGGCGGAAAAGCTGTCGCCCAGTCGCCGCCCGCGCGGCCCTCGAAAAAGTGCGCGTCGGTCTTGAGCGAGATCGCATCGCCGCGGGCGACGGTGGTTCCCAGCGGCTGCTCGCGCGTCATGCCGACCGGGAAGCGCGGTCCGCGGCCGTCGGCAAACACCGGGCTGGCCCGCTGAGCCTTGATTTTCTCCTGATTGTCCATGTCCTGAATGATGTGGATCTTCGGCTCACGCGATTTGGAGACGCGGGCGCGGGCGATCACCATCAGCGGCAACAGCGACAGCGTCACCGCCACGATGCCGACGGTGAACAGCCAGCGCGGCGGCTGCTCGACGCGCGTCGGCTCCTCGATCCGCTCGACCTGCCCGCCCAGTTGCGAAAGCAGCGTCGCGGTCGAATGCGCGTTGAAACGCGGGTCCGCCGCCTCCACGTAGATGAAAAAGCGATCGGTCGTCGCCCGGCGAAAGCGCGGGCTGCGAAACACGGCGTTGTAGAAATTGGGAAGGCCGTTGAGCGCCAGCATGCCCAGCCCGGCCGTGAACGCCGCAAAGAGCACGGTCAGCTCAAACATGACCGGGATGAACGCGGGCAGGCTGACGTAGGGCTTTCCGCTGACCAGGAAGTTGTAGCCCTGCAGGTTGGTCGGCAGATTCTGGGGGGCGAACCACTCGCTGGCGTTGGCCCAGGTCGTCAGCCCCAGGCCGGTGAGCGTGCCGAGCATGCCGATGGCAAAGACCAGCAGCGGCAATCGCGTGGGCCGGATGCCGACCGCCTCGTCGATGCCGTGAACCGGGAAGGGACTATGCGCGTCCCAGCGGGTGAAGCCGGCGTCGCGCACCCGGCGGCAAGCCTCCACCAGGTTGTGCTCTTCGTCGAACTCGACCAGCAGGCCGGCCAACCGCGCCGGCGCGGCCGGGGGCGTCATCGAGGTCGGGGCGGCGGCGGCGCTCATGCGCGGACCTCCGTCAGCGCCGGCGCCGTGTGGCCGTGCGAACCGGCCGCGTGCCGATGAGCGTGCGGCATGACTGTTTTGACCTCAGCCATCGCGATCACGGGCAAGTAGCGGCAGAAGAGCAGGAACGGCACCATGAAGAGTCCGAAGCTGCCGATGAACGTCAGGATCTCCACCCAGGTCGGGCGGTACGAATCCCAGGCCGAGGGCAGAAAGTCGCTGGCGAGCGAGGTGACGATGATCACGAAGCGCTCAAACCACATTCCCACATTCACCAGCAGGCTGATGGTGAACATGGCCCAGATGTTGGTCCGCACCTTCTTGATCCAGAAGAGCTGCGGAATGAATGCGTTGCACGAGAACATGATCCAGTAGGCCCAGGCGTACGGCCCGAACGCGCGGTTGACGAAAACAAACCGCTCGACCAGGTTGCCGCCGTACCAGGCGATGAAGAACTCAATCGTGTAGGCGTAGCCGACCATCGTACCCGTGGCCAGCATGATCTTGTTCATGTTGTCCATGTGGCGCAGGGTGATGATGTCCTTCAATCCGAAGAGCTCACGGGCCGGGATGGCCAGCGTCATCACCATCGCGAAGCCGCTGAAAATGGCGCCCGCGACGAAGTACGGGGGGAAAATCGTCGTGTGCCAGCCGGGCAGGACGGACGTGGCGAAGTCAAACGAAACCACCGAGTGCACCGAGAGCACCAGCGGCGTCGAAAGGGCGGCGAGGATCAGGTAGGCCCGCTCGTAGCGATGCCAGTGGCGAGCCGAGCCGTTCCAGCCCAGCGAGACGATGCCGTAACCGATCTGGCGAATCTTGGTGGTCGCCCGGTCGCGCAGCGTTGCGAGGTCCGGCACCATGCCCAGGTACCAGAACAGCAGAGAGACGCTGAAGTATGTGCCGACGGCGAACACGTCCCACAGCAGCGGGCTGCGGAACTGCGGCCACATGGCCATCTGGTTCGGAATCGGCCCCATGTAATAGGCCATCCACACGCGGCCCACGTGAATGCCGGGGAACAGCAGCGCGCAGATGACCGCGAAAATCGTCATGGCCTCGGCGAAACGGTTGATCGCGGTGCGCCATTTCTGGCGGAACAGGAACAGGATCGCCGAGATCAGCGTGCCGGCGTGACCAATGCCGACCCAGAAGACGAAGTTGGTGATGTCGAAGCCCCAGCCGACCGGGTTGTTCAGGCCCCAGACGCCCACACCGCTGAAGAACAGGTACGCGATCATCGCGCCCAGTGTGGCCAGCACGATGGTCGAGATGCCGAAGGCCACGAACCAGGCCGTCGGCGGGCGCGGCGCCTCGGCCACCCCGCAGACGACGTCGGTCAGCGACTTGTAATCGTGGTCGCCGATGACCAGCGGCGCGCGGCGCCGCGGGTCTTCCAGCGTGTTGTCGTAATCGAACGAGATGCTCGCCATGCGTCTGGTTCCAGTCAACTCTTTCCGCGGGTGGTGCGGGCGTCTCGCCCGCACACAACGAGCACGAGACTCCGGCCCTACTCGGCCTCAGCGGGACGGGCGAGACGCCCGTCCCGCCCGGGCTTAGCCGTGGCCGGCGCCGTGCTCACCGTTCCCGGCGCCGCCGCCGAACGGGTTTCTCAGCCGCGCCAGGTAGTCCAGCCGCGGCTTCGTATTGATTTCAGCCAGGATCTGGTAAGAGCGGCCGTCGGCCCGCGACTGCGATACCTGGCTCTCGGGATCGTTCAGATCGCCGAACACGATCGCCTCCGCCGGGCAGGCCTGCGCACAGGCGGGCGCGATCGTGCCGTCGGCGATCGTGTATTGCTCGCCGCGCGTCGCCGGATCAGCCTGCACCCACGCATTGCGGGCGGCGATCTTGGCGGCGGCGATCTTGTGCTGGCAGAAGGTGCACTTTTCCATCACGCCGCGGCTGCGCACGGTCACGTCCGGGTTGTGCACCATGATTTCGATCTGGTTCAGTTTCAGTTGCGGCATAGTGCCCGGATAAGGCGGCGTGCCGCCGGCTTGCGAGCGCGGGTGCTTGGGCCCGTGATGATTGTAGAACCAGTTGAACCGCCGCACCTTGTAGGGGCAGTTGTTGCTGCAATAGCGCGTGCCGATGCAGCGGTTGTAGACCATCACGTTGATGCCGTCGGCGTCGTGCGTGGTCGCCGCCACCGGGCAGACCTGCTCGCAGGGAGCGTTTTCGCACTGGTGACAGGTCATCGGCTGCACCGCCAGCTCGGCGTGCTCAGGATGCTGGGGGCGGCTCTTGAAGTAGCGATCGATGCGGATCCAGTGCATCTCGCGTCCGCGGTTCACCTCGTCGCGCCCGACGACCGGAATATTGTTCTCCGCCTGGCAGGCGACGACGCAGGCGCTGCAGCCGGTGCAGCGCGTCAGGTCGATCGTCATGCCCCAGCGATGCGCCTGGAGCGACGCCGCCTTGGCCGGCAGCGGCTCGGTGAAAGGCGACTCGAGCGTCGGCAGGTGCACCACGTGCCCGGCGGCGTGCGGATTGGCCTTGTAGCCGTTGAGCGTCTGCTCGCGCACGAGTTCGGGAATGCGGCGCTGGGTCTCTTCGAGACCGGCGTCGCTCTCGATGCTGTGATGGTCCTGCGTGGTCGCCAGCTCGTAATACGTGCCCGCGCCGGTCAGCTTGGCGCCGCCGGCAATCGCCATCGTCGCCGTCGTCCGCAGCGGATAGACATCCACGCCGCTGCCGCGCGCCACCACGCCCGCCTGCCGCCGGCCGTAGCCGAGCGTGAGCGAAATCGTTCCTTCGGGATGACCGGGCAGGACATAGCAAGGCAGCTGCACCGACCCGCCGTTCACGTCGATCTTGACCACGTCGCCGCTGCGGAGCCGCTGCGCACGGGCATCCTGCACGGAGATGATGGCGACGTTATCCCACGTCAGCTTGGTGATCGGGTCGGGCAACTCCTGAAGCCAGCCGTTGTTTGCATACCGCCCGTCGTACAGTTTGTAGTCCGGCCGGAAGACCACTTCGAACCCGTCGGACTTCGCGCCGGCGGCGAGCAAGCCGTCGACCCAGCCGATGCCGCTGACCTTGGCGGCGGCGGGGGCCGGAGCTGAGCTCTCGACAAAGCCGCGATGGAGCGTCTCAGCCCATTTCTTCTCGAAATCGGGGCCTTCGGGCGTCTTGAGCACCGCCGACGCAGTGCGGCGCGTCAGCTCGTATCCGCTCTGCTTCGGGTCGCCGGTCAGGAGCGCCAACAGCTCGATCGCACTCTTGCCGGCGTAGAGCGGCTCGATCAGCGGCTGCGTCAGCGTCACGGTGCCGTCGTAGGAGCGCGTGTCGCCCCAGGCCTCCAGATAGTGCGCCCGCGGGACATGCCACGTGCACAGGCGCGATGTTTCATCGTCGAACAGGCTCAGGTGAATCGCCGACTTGGCTTTGGC contains:
- the coxM gene encoding Alternative cytochrome c oxidase subunit 2; this translates as MMTSLAFLLIHLAQAAATTTAPAVTDLSTNLPIDNQGTVWMPSQASTTAHQIDALFHFILYLCVFFFVLIIGCMFYFMGVYRRRHPEQRALSNATHNTPLELAWSILPGFLLVIMFWWGFTVFLDVRTSPADGYAINVNAQQWSWSFGYPNGHEDNNLHVPVNTNILLTMNSADVLHSFYVPSFRVKMDVVPGRYTKTWFNANKTGEYMLLCAEYCGKQHSDMNAKVIVHPKEDFPVWLANADPLSRLTEEQLAEFKSNPDKFIKGHPELQGLEPPASLGRKLWDRKGCKTCHSLDGATNTGPTFKGVWGIQQPLRDGSSILVDENFVRDSILNPNKNVAKGYDAVMPTYQGRVKDREIDMIIAMLKSLSEKETKK
- a CDS encoding Cytochrome c, coding for MSAAAAPTSMTPPAAPARLAGLLVEFDEEHNLVEACRRVRDAGFTRWDAHSPFPVHGIDEAVGIRPTRLPLLVFAIGMLGTLTGLGLTTWANASEWFAPQNLPTNLQGYNFLVSGKPYVSLPAFIPVMFELTVLFAAFTAGLGMLALNGLPNFYNAVFRSPRFRRATTDRFFIYVEAADPRFNAHSTATLLSQLGGQVERIEEPTRVEQPPRWLFTVGIVAVTLSLLPLMVIARARVSKSREPKIHIIQDMDNQEKIKAQRASPVFADGRGPRFPVGMTREQPLGTTVARGDAISLKTDAHFFEGRAGGDWATAFPPQITVDEGLLHRGQQRFNIYCAPCHGYDGTGNGTVNNKGNSGERPGWTWVKPLSVNDQTVRDRANGHIFNTITNGIRTMPAYGDQIPEKDRWAIVAYVRALQRSGATTIDDVPADKRSELEKR
- a CDS encoding putative hydrogenase 2 b cytochrome subunit, coding for MASISFDYDNTLEDPRRRAPLVIGDHDYKSLTDVVCGVAEAPRPPTAWFVAFGISTIVLATLGAMIAYLFFSGVGVWGLNNPVGWGFDITNFVFWVGIGHAGTLISAILFLFRQKWRTAINRFAEAMTIFAVICALLFPGIHVGRVWMAYYMGPIPNQMAMWPQFRSPLLWDVFAVGTYFSVSLLFWYLGMVPDLATLRDRATTKIRQIGYGIVSLGWNGSARHWHRYERAYLILAALSTPLVLSVHSVVSFDFATSVLPGWHTTIFPPYFVAGAIFSGFAMVMTLAIPARELFGLKDIITLRHMDNMNKIMLATGTMVGYAYTIEFFIAWYGGNLVERFVFVNRAFGPYAWAYWIMFSCNAFIPQLFWIKKVRTNIWAMFTISLLVNVGMWFERFVIIVTSLASDFLPSAWDSYRPTWVEILTFIGSFGLFMVPFLLFCRYLPVIAMAEVKTVMPHAHRHAAGSHGHTAPALTEVRA
- the ttrB_1 gene encoding Tetrathionate reductase subunit B precursor → MPSMTQPPGGKLYWRSLDELAQTPRFRAFVEKEFPALASDLLSNPSRRQFLKVMGASLAMAGLTGCRWPREEILPFARQPGHRTPGVPVKFATSMEVCGVGQALLATSFDGRPIKIDGNDLHPVSGGRSDARMQASVLELYDPDRSKQPMISVGGQRAAAPMAQAWADLGKMFEAARQNKGAGLCVLSEASDSPTVAELRAKVATGLPQAKWFEYEPISRDTIRTGTKLATGTPQRPVWKLENADIIVSLDDDFLMKHPAAVQNTRSWAKNRRAIDGKMNRLYVIESTHTITGGVADHRIGMRAGQIAAAAVQIAAELAKEGLATGPLAALAERLGGAAAKVLDAGDLKHIIDDLNSHKGRSLITAGTSLPAEVHALVCWMNEALGNVPATVGYVPAGDADRPSHAEAIAALAKELTGGGVETLLIIGGNPVHNAPADLRFADALAKAKSAIHLSLFDDETSRLCTWHVPRAHYLEAWGDTRSYDGTVTLTQPLIEPLYAGKSAIELLALLTGDPKQSGYELTRRTASAVLKTPEGPDFEKKWAETLHRGFVESSAPAPAAAKVSGIGWVDGLLAAGAKSDGFEVVFRPDYKLYDGRYANNGWLQELPDPITKLTWDNVAIISVQDARAQRLRSGDVVKIDVNGGSVQLPCYVLPGHPEGTISLTLGYGRRQAGVVARGSGVDVYPLRTTATMAIAGGAKLTGAGTYYELATTQDHHSIESDAGLEETQRRIPELVREQTLNGYKANPHAAGHVVHLPTLESPFTEPLPAKAASLQAHRWGMTIDLTRCTGCSACVVACQAENNIPVVGRDEVNRGREMHWIRIDRYFKSRPQHPEHAELAVQPMTCHQCENAPCEQVCPVAATTHDADGINVMVYNRCIGTRYCSNNCPYKVRRFNWFYNHHGPKHPRSQAGGTPPYPGTMPQLKLNQIEIMVHNPDVTVRSRGVMEKCTFCQHKIAAAKIAARNAWVQADPATRGEQYTIADGTIAPACAQACPAEAIVFGDLNDPESQVSQSRADGRSYQILAEINTKPRLDYLARLRNPFGGGAGNGEHGAGHG